The genomic segment TTCGCTGCAACCGGCGGCTGCGCGGCCTGGCGGCGCGGGCGGTCAGCCCGGGCGGCGCCCGACCGCTCGCGGAGGTGGCGTGCGATCGAAGGGCACCGCCGGGTAAACGACAAAAAGCCCTGGCGGGCGATTGCTCCGCCAGGGCTGCAGGTACTGCGGACGACTCAGTGGCTGGCGCCGGAAGCGCCGAAACCCGTCTGTGCGCGCACGTACTGGTCGTCGAAGGCGGCGATCTCGGCTTTCGCGCGGGCGCTGCTGTCGCTCTTCGACATGATGTAGGCGAGGATGAACGCGATTGGCATGGCGAACAGCGCCGGCTGCGTGTAGGGGAACAGCGCAGCCTTGTTGCCGAGCACGTCGACCCACACCGATTTCGAGAAGAGGACGAAGAGGACGGCCGAGATGACGCCGCCGTAACCGCCCCAGAGCGCGCCACGCGTCGTCAGCCCCTTCCAGTACATCGACAGGATCAGCACCGGGAAGTTGGCGGCGGCGGCAACGCCGAAAGCCAGGCCGACCATGAAGGCGATGTTCATCTTCTCGAACATGATGCCGAGGACGATCGCCAGCAGGCCGAGACCGATGACCGAATAACGTGAAACGCGCACCTCCTCCTTTTCGGTTGCCTGACCCTTGCGGATCACGCGCGCATAGATGTCATGCGAGATCGACGCGGCACCAGCGAGCGCCAGACCGGCGACGACCGCCAGGATGGTGGCGAAGGCGACCGCCGCCAGGAAGCCAAGCAGCATATTGCCGCCAACTGCCTTGGCGAGGTGCATCGCGACCATGTTGCCGCCGCCGATCAGCTTGCCACCGACGACGCCACCCTCGAAGAATTCGGGGTTCTGGCCGACGATGATGACCGCGCAGAGGCCCATCAGGAAGATGACGTTGAAGAAGAAACCGACGAAGCCCGATGCGTAGAGCACCGATTTCCGCGCTTCCTTGGCGTTGCCGACGGTGAAGAAGCGCATCAGGATGTGCGGCAGACCGGCGGTACCGAACATCAGGCCGAGGCCGAGCGAGATTGCGGTGATCGGGTCGGCGAGCAGGCTGCCGGGCGCCATCAGCTTGGCACCCAGCTTGTGCACCGCTTCCGCCTTGGTCAGCAGTTCGGTGAAGGAAAAGCCGAACTGCGTGTAGGCGAGGAGCAGCGTCAGCGTGCCACCGAACAGCAACAGGCAAGCCTTGATGATCTGCACCCAGGTCGTTGCGACCATGCCGCCGAAAGCGACGTAGATCATCATCAGGATGCCGACGATGAAGATCGCGATGTTGTAGTCGAGACCGAAGAGCAGTTTTATCAGCTGGCCGGCACCCACCATCTGGGCGATCAGGTAGAAGACGACCACGACCAGCGACGAGATGGCCGCCATCGTCCGCACCGTTCCCTGGTCGAGACGGTACGAGGTGATGTCGGCAAAGGTGAAACGGCCGAGGTTGCGCAGCCGCTCCGCCATCAGGAAGAGGATGATCGGCCAGCCCGCAAAGAACGCCAGCATGTAGATGTAGGCGTCGTAGCCCTGGCTGTATGCCATCGCCGTCAGCCCGAGCAGGGTCGCTGCCGACATGTAGTCGCCGGCGATCGCCAGGCCGTTCTGGAAGCCGGTGATGCCGCCGCCGGCGGTGTAGAAGTCGGCGGTGGTCTTGGTGCGGCTGGCCGCCCACTTGGTGATGAACAGCGTCATCGACACGAAGATCAGGAACATGATGATCGCGTGCCAGTTGGTCGCCTGCTTGGCTGTCGCCTCGACGGCCGGCGCGGCGTGCGCCAGGCTGGCAAAGCCGGAGACGGCCAGGGCCGTTAGAGAACGCGTGATCATTTGCCCTCCTTCTGAGCTTCCTTGATCAGCTCTTGCGTCAGGTCGTCGAACTCGCCGTTGGCACGGCGGACGTAGACCACCGTCGTCAGCCAGAAGAAGATGAAGAGGACCAGCTCGATCGTGTAGCCGATCGGCCACATCGAACCCTCGGCGATCTTCTGCCCGAGCAACTCCCGGTTGAACGCGACGAGCATGAAAAAGCCGTAGAACAGGACCAGCACGATCGTCGCCAGGGTCCAGGCGAAGCGCCCCCGCTCCTGGACCAGTTTCTGGAACTTGGGATTCACCCGCATTCGCTCATACATCACACTACTCATGATAACGTGACCTCCTCTTTGATATTGTTGACGCCGTTTGGCAGCGGTGTTGACCCGTTGCCGACAAGACGATCCCCTTGCCGCGCGGAATACTAACCCAGATCAATGGCTTGTTCAAACAATGAAGAAGGGCAGAAAGAC from the Accumulibacter sp. genome contains:
- a CDS encoding cation acetate symporter, with protein sequence MITRSLTALAVSGFASLAHAAPAVEATAKQATNWHAIIMFLIFVSMTLFITKWAASRTKTTADFYTAGGGITGFQNGLAIAGDYMSAATLLGLTAMAYSQGYDAYIYMLAFFAGWPIILFLMAERLRNLGRFTFADITSYRLDQGTVRTMAAISSLVVVVFYLIAQMVGAGQLIKLLFGLDYNIAIFIVGILMMIYVAFGGMVATTWVQIIKACLLLFGGTLTLLLAYTQFGFSFTELLTKAEAVHKLGAKLMAPGSLLADPITAISLGLGLMFGTAGLPHILMRFFTVGNAKEARKSVLYASGFVGFFFNVIFLMGLCAVIIVGQNPEFFEGGVVGGKLIGGGNMVAMHLAKAVGGNMLLGFLAAVAFATILAVVAGLALAGAASISHDIYARVIRKGQATEKEEVRVSRYSVIGLGLLAIVLGIMFEKMNIAFMVGLAFGVAAAANFPVLILSMYWKGLTTRGALWGGYGGVISAVLFVLFSKSVWVDVLGNKAALFPYTQPALFAMPIAFILAYIMSKSDSSARAKAEIAAFDDQYVRAQTGFGASGASH
- a CDS encoding DUF485 domain-containing protein — its product is MSSVMYERMRVNPKFQKLVQERGRFAWTLATIVLVLFYGFFMLVAFNRELLGQKIAEGSMWPIGYTIELVLFIFFWLTTVVYVRRANGEFDDLTQELIKEAQKEGK